The following coding sequences lie in one Colias croceus chromosome 1, ilColCroc2.1 genomic window:
- the LOC123697483 gene encoding 4-coumarate--CoA ligase 1-like, translating into MLKMVTSDKYKDGVFYGTQDLKIPLHMNFGKFFLDAIKQFKNKIALINGLTNESITYKELVQKVVNTASSLINLGIKTGDVVAICSENRIEYIITSLAVFCSGGVITFFNSSYNISEMKHALHISKPKFMFLSSHTYEKYYEGLQAENVIQKFIIFDEQPVMPQHLYFKQLADNYVDVDSFKPVHFEGEVHTCMILYSSGTTGLAKGAKLSHLNFIVVSQRPTLLTRDLLMLQVAPWSSTLGIAKAFDDTIRGKTTVYLPRYQERQYLQTIEKYKIGVIIIAPPLLVMLCKSKIADEYNLSSLEIIISGGAPIDLDTIHQAKKRYPHLKRVLQGYGMTEVSGALTEDSEVTPKEGSVGPLAEGCIVKVVDPSTGKILGCREPGEIQVKGPVLFQGYIGISTESNFTPDGFYKTGDIAYYDEDGYFYIIDRIKELIKYNAWQVAPSELEALLLEHPGVMDVGVTGKPDLSAGELPTAFVVKQPNSKVTEKELIEHVDSKVSPWKKLRGGVIFINEIPKTASGKILRRKLKEIIANVGKDKARSKL; encoded by the exons ATGTTAAAAATGGTGACTAGTGACAAATATAAGGATGGTGTTTTTTACGGCACTCAAGATTTGAAAATACCGTTGCATATGAACTTTGGCAAATTTTTCTTGGATgctattaaacaatttaaaaacaaaatcgctTTG ATTAACGGACTGACAAATGAATCAATTACCTATAAAGAATTGGTCCAAAAAGTGGTTAATACCGCTTCTAGCCTTATCAATTTGGGGATCAAAACAGGAGATGTGGTAGCCATATGCAGTGAAAACAGAATTGAATATATCATAACCTCTCTAGCTGTATTTTGCTCTGGAGGggttattacattttttaacagctcatataatataa GTGAAATGAAACATGCTCTACATATTTCAAAGCCGAAGTTTATGTTCCTGTCATCTcatacatatgaaaaatattatgaggGTCTTCAAGCGGAAAACGTGATACAAAAATTCATCATATTTGATGAACAACCCGTTATGCCACAACACCtttatttcaaacaattaGCGGACAATTACGTGGATGTAGATTCTTTTAAGCCAGTTCATTTTGAAG GCGAAGTTCACACATGCATGATACTATACTCTTCGGGGACCACTGGCCTCGCAAAAGGAGCAAAACTAAGTCATTTAAACTTTATCGTTGTCAGCCAACGGCCTAC ATTGCTAACTCGTGATTTACTGATGCTCCAAGTAGCTCCATGGTCAAGTACTTTAGGAATCGCAAAAGCATTTGACGACACTATACGTGGAAAAACAACTGTATATCTACCGAGATACCAAGAGAGACAGTATTTACAAACCATTGAAAAATACAAg ATAGGGGTAATAATAATAGCTCCACCACTTCTAGTAATGCTGTGTAAATCAAAAATTGCTGACGAGTATAATCTCAGTTCCTTGGAAATCATTATATCCGGAGGGGCTCCAATTGATTTAGATACAATACATCAAGCCAAGAAGAG ATATCCACATCTAAAGCGCGTCTTACAAGGTTATGGTATGACAGAAGTGTCAGGCGCTCTCACTGAGGACTCAGAAGTGACTCCTAAAGAAGGTAGCGTGGGACCACTGGCTGAAGGATGTATTGTAAAG GTAGTTGACCCTAGCACAGGAAAAATATTAGGTTGCCGTGAGCCAGGTGAAATCCAGGTGAAAGGACCAGTTCTATTTCAAGGTTACATAGGAATATCTACCGAGAGTAATTTTACTCCAGATGGATTTTATAAAACCGGTGACATTGCATACTATGACGAAGATGGATACTTTTACATAATCGATAGGATCAAAGAACTGATAAAGTATAACGCGTGGCAG GTAGCACCATCAGAATTGGAAGCATTGCTTTTAGAACATCCCGGTGTGATGGATGTTGGAGTGACGGGTAAACCTGACTTGTCCGCTGGCGAACTTCCTACGGCGTTTGTGGTTAAGCAACCAAATTCAAAAGTCACAGAGAAAGAACTCATAGAACACGTAGATTCAAAG GTTTCGCCGTGGAAAAAATTACGTGGAggtgttatttttatcaacgAAATTCCGAAAACTGCTAGTGGTAAAATACTACGAAGAAAACTCAAAGAAATAATCGCTAATGTGGGAAAGGATAAAGCGcgtagtaaattataa